In Acidisarcina polymorpha, the DNA window TTTCATGGTAGGGAATGTTATGCTTCTCAACCAGCGCGAGAAAGTCTTGTGGTGTGAACCGGGCAAGCGCAGAGCGGGCGAAGTGGGGATTGGCGGAAAGAAAATTTTCCGGACGGCAATGAAGGTTGGTAAAGTTGCAGCGTCCTCCGCCCGAGATCAAGATTTTCTTGCCCGGGCGATCGCCGTGATCGAGGACGGCAACTCGCCGGCCGCGCTTGCCGGCTTCGATGGCGCACATCAGTCCAGCGGCGCCAGCGCCGAGAATCACGAGGTCAAATGAGGCTTTCACCTCTTCTCATCTTACTTCCGCTTCGCCGCTCCGGCCGTCGCCAAAACCTCCATGCCACCGAGTGTTGGACGGGAACGAACGGGTTAACGGATGTCAATTACAGCCAGACCACTCGCGGGAACGGTCACCGTCAAGCTACCCTGATCGAGCTTTTCAGTGCCTGGACGACCGACCTCGGCTGCCCGGCGAAGCTCCTCAATCTGCTGCCGGGTAGGATATTGGGGGCTTCCCATTTGCTTGTAGGCGGCCAACGTGTCTCCGTGTCTGGAATCCACTCGACTGATAGCGGCGACAGCTTGGGGCGAGAGTCCGCGAAAGTCAAGATGAAAACTTTTGTCGGGAGCGGTTTTGCCAGGCTCAACCAGATTCCATAGGGCAATGGTGAGGGACCCGTCTTTGTGGCGGGTAATGAGAAGGTCGGAGTTGGTCGAGGCGAGGCGTTCGTCGCCCAGATGATGCAAGAGTTCAAACGCGTCAAAGGCGGGCTTCGGGATGCCGCCGGCGGCGATCAGGCCATATCCACCGTAGAAGGGCTGTTTGACTGGACCCTGCTCTTCAAAGACATCGGAAAAGGTCCAGTAAGACATCACGTTGACCATGCCGTCACATTGGCGGATCGTATCGGCGAGCCACGGCCCCATGTAGATCGAGTCGGTGATTGGCGACTCGTTGGCGTAGGTCGCGTTGTATTCGCTCCAGATCAGCGGAATCGTTGGCATCGCCGAGGCCTGAATCTGGTCGTGCACCTTTTTTACGGCGGCACAGACCATCTGGTGGGGCGCGATGGGGCGCTTGTCCCCGAAGACATCCTGTGAGACGTCGTTCCCATACACGTGGGTGGAGACGAAGTCGAGCGGAACTTTGTCTGCGGTGGCGTGGGCGATGATCGCATCGACCCAGGCGGCCTGCGCGGTCGCCGGGCCGCCAACCCGGATCTTCTGATTGACGGCCTTCAGCGCTCGCGCGGTGTGGTCGTAGAGTTCAAAATAGGTCTGCTGGGCGGGACGGCCGGTCCAGAAATCGATGTTCGGCTCATTCCAAACCTCGAAATACCAGGTTGCGACTTCGTCGACCCCATAGCGATCGATGAGGTGCTGGGCGAAGGCGGTGATCAGCCCATCCCATTTGGAGTAATCCTTTGGAGGCGAGACCACCTGCTTATACCAGAAGGGATGGAGGTCCTGGCGGAGCGCCAGCTTCTTGGGCATAAAGCTGATCTCGACAAAGGGCTTGACCCCGTTTGCCAGCAGGCCGTCATAAATCTGGTCGACATAGGAGAAGTCATAGACCGGCTTGCCGTGAGCGTCTTCATCGTAAACGCCTAGTTCGTCATGCAGGATGGCGTGGAAGCGGACGTATTGGAAGCCGGTGATTTTCTTGACTTCACGGAGGTCGCGGCGGTAGCTGTCGCGCATGGTAAGTTCGGCCCGGCCGGAGCCGAACATCTGCTCCCAAAAATGCGGAAACGGAGTGGCTGGGGATTGCGCATCGATGGCAATCGTCTCCGTAGCCGATTGCGCGGGAGCGGCAGTTAAGCCGGCAAACGAGCCGAGCAGAACCAGGATCAGTTCGAGACATCTGGGTCGCATCAATTCTTTCCTCCAGAAAGGATCGTTCTATTTCTATCGGATTGACGTTAACCCCGCCAGCATTCCTGCCGATACCAGTCACAGTGGGGATGAGAGTGGTTTGTCTGTAGCTTGGATGCGGGGTCCCGGTATCTTTTCGGAACCCCGGT includes these proteins:
- a CDS encoding GH39 family glycosyl hydrolase, with product MRPRCLELILVLLGSFAGLTAAPAQSATETIAIDAQSPATPFPHFWEQMFGSGRAELTMRDSYRRDLREVKKITGFQYVRFHAILHDELGVYDEDAHGKPVYDFSYVDQIYDGLLANGVKPFVEISFMPKKLALRQDLHPFWYKQVVSPPKDYSKWDGLITAFAQHLIDRYGVDEVATWYFEVWNEPNIDFWTGRPAQQTYFELYDHTARALKAVNQKIRVGGPATAQAAWVDAIIAHATADKVPLDFVSTHVYGNDVSQDVFGDKRPIAPHQMVCAAVKKVHDQIQASAMPTIPLIWSEYNATYANESPITDSIYMGPWLADTIRQCDGMVNVMSYWTFSDVFEEQGPVKQPFYGGYGLIAAGGIPKPAFDAFELLHHLGDERLASTNSDLLITRHKDGSLTIALWNLVEPGKTAPDKSFHLDFRGLSPQAVAAISRVDSRHGDTLAAYKQMGSPQYPTRQQIEELRRAAEVGRPGTEKLDQGSLTVTVPASGLAVIDIR